One segment of Streptomyces sp. XD-27 DNA contains the following:
- a CDS encoding response regulator has product MVRVLIAEDMRMLRQALVALLELEPDIEVVAELSNGSDILPRATELRPDVAVLDIDLPGMDGLTAAAALHTAVPECRTMMLTSLGRPGNLRRALAARVSGFLLKDSSPDALSQAIRAVARGERVMDQQLVLAALDNEPEPLTPREREVLLLASEGEGAAQIAARLYLSAGTVRNYLTSVVTKLNARNRVDAIRIAREAGWL; this is encoded by the coding sequence GTGGTCAGGGTTCTCATCGCTGAGGATATGCGGATGCTGCGGCAGGCGCTCGTCGCGCTGCTGGAGCTGGAACCCGACATCGAAGTGGTGGCCGAGCTGTCCAACGGCTCCGACATCCTGCCGCGTGCCACGGAACTCCGGCCCGACGTCGCCGTACTCGACATCGATCTGCCCGGCATGGACGGTCTGACCGCCGCCGCCGCGCTGCACACCGCCGTCCCCGAGTGCCGCACCATGATGCTGACCAGCCTGGGCAGGCCGGGGAACCTGCGCCGGGCGCTGGCCGCACGCGTCTCCGGCTTCCTGCTCAAGGACAGCAGCCCCGACGCGCTCAGCCAGGCGATCAGGGCCGTCGCCAGGGGCGAGCGGGTGATGGACCAGCAGCTCGTGCTGGCGGCGCTGGACAACGAGCCGGAGCCGCTGACGCCACGGGAGCGCGAGGTGCTGCTGCTCGCCTCCGAGGGCGAGGGCGCGGCGCAGATCGCGGCCCGGCTCTACCTGTCGGCAGGCACCGTGCGGAACTATCTGACCTCCGTCGTGACCAAGCTGAACGCCCGCAACCGGGTGGACGCGATCCGCATCGCCCGCGAGGCCGGCTGGCTCTGA
- a CDS encoding AMP-binding protein translates to MPLTANLADTLLARATRSAGDTAVIHQPAVGPTQRVLHHELDHRARAVATWLRTHDAPGRRVLIAMDSGPHAAAALLACLYVGAVAVPVPAPTPSRTAVERTAAIAKDAAVHLVLTEAAHASEISRQLTLAGRLRLTCLAVDCLPPTADTRRARRASAHRDPRVTWQPARTTPDTLALLAYDSGPATAPRGARITHGSLLAIMCALRRMLGTGRTSRIGGWLPRHHTLGLIGQLLHPLWLGATAVLLPPRPDPVEWLRAISLHAVTETVAPDSHFARCAARALGEPGATLPDLSRLRTAVNAGEPVSAATMAAFARRCTAAGLAPGVFVPGYAPAEAAPWLATAGRGPVPGAELRVVDPHTRATLPDGEQGEIWARGPAVASGHWGNPPDAADVFGARTAEGAGGYLRTGDLGFVRNGEVRFTGRLHETLLTSGVTLHTQDAERELLGCRRPLGTARVFCTGPGTGHLVVVQEVRTAGGSRAGLPRLAEEVRARIAAEFGAAVDGVLLVRPGTLRRAGSAKIAGSVLREQFLRGEVRALHAEFAPGMRAGYPVGPAAAPVGLLRMG, encoded by the coding sequence ATGCCCCTAACCGCGAACCTGGCCGACACCCTGCTGGCGCGCGCCACGCGGAGTGCCGGTGACACGGCGGTGATCCACCAGCCCGCGGTCGGCCCCACCCAACGGGTCCTCCACCACGAACTCGACCACCGGGCGCGTGCCGTGGCGACCTGGCTCCGGACCCACGACGCCCCCGGCAGACGGGTGCTCATCGCCATGGACAGCGGGCCGCACGCCGCCGCGGCCCTGCTCGCCTGCCTCTACGTGGGGGCCGTCGCGGTCCCCGTACCGGCGCCGACCCCCTCCCGTACGGCCGTCGAGCGCACCGCCGCCATCGCCAAGGACGCCGCCGTACACCTGGTGCTGACCGAGGCCGCGCACGCCAGCGAGATCTCCCGGCAGCTCACGCTGGCGGGCCGCCTGCGGCTGACCTGCCTCGCGGTCGACTGCCTGCCGCCCACGGCGGACACCCGTCGCGCCCGCCGGGCGTCCGCACACCGCGACCCCCGCGTCACCTGGCAGCCTGCCCGCACCACCCCCGACACCCTCGCCCTGCTGGCGTACGACTCCGGGCCCGCCACCGCCCCGCGCGGCGCGCGCATCACCCACGGCAGCCTCCTCGCCATCATGTGCGCGCTGCGGCGGATGCTGGGCACCGGCCGGACCTCCCGGATCGGCGGCTGGCTGCCCCGGCACCACACCCTCGGCCTCATCGGACAACTGCTGCACCCGCTGTGGCTGGGCGCCACCGCCGTCCTCCTGCCGCCCCGTCCCGACCCCGTCGAGTGGCTGCGGGCCATCAGCCTGCACGCCGTCACCGAGACCGTCGCCCCCGACTCCCACTTCGCCCGATGCGCGGCCCGCGCCCTCGGCGAACCGGGCGCGACCCTCCCCGACCTGTCCCGGCTGCGCACCGCGGTGAACGCCGGCGAGCCGGTCTCCGCCGCCACCATGGCGGCCTTCGCGCGGCGCTGTACGGCGGCCGGCCTGGCCCCCGGCGTGTTCGTCCCCGGCTACGCCCCCGCCGAGGCCGCGCCGTGGCTCGCCACCGCGGGACGCGGCCCGGTCCCCGGCGCGGAGCTGCGCGTGGTCGACCCGCACACCCGCGCCACGCTTCCCGACGGTGAGCAGGGCGAGATCTGGGCCCGCGGCCCGGCCGTCGCCTCCGGTCACTGGGGCAACCCCCCGGACGCCGCCGACGTCTTCGGCGCCCGCACCGCGGAGGGCGCGGGCGGCTATCTGCGTACCGGGGACCTGGGGTTCGTACGGAACGGAGAGGTGCGCTTCACCGGGCGGCTCCACGAGACGCTCCTGACCAGCGGGGTGACGCTGCACACCCAGGACGCCGAGCGCGAGCTGCTCGGCTGCCGACGCCCCTTGGGCACCGCCCGGGTGTTCTGCACCGGACCCGGCACCGGGCATCTGGTCGTGGTGCAGGAGGTCCGTACGGCGGGTGGCTCGCGGGCCGGGCTGCCCCGGCTCGCCGAGGAGGTACGGGCCCGGATCGCGGCGGAGTTCGGGGCCGCGGTGGACGGCGTGCTGCTCGTACGCCCGGGAACGCTGCGCCGCGCCGGAAGCGCCAAGATCGCCGGTTCCGTGCTGCGCGAGCAGTTCCTGCGGGGCGAGGTGCGCGCACTGCACGCCGAGTTCGCCCCGGGCATGCGGGCGGGCTATCCCGTCGGCCCGGCAGCGGCCCCCGTCGGCCTGTTGCGTATGGGGTAG